In a genomic window of Gloeocapsopsis dulcis:
- a CDS encoding serine/threonine phosphatase — protein sequence MLICPQCQFENPTHNKFCQQCGTSLTHKPCAECGTTVALNQERCHNCNAVTGTIWLAIAQNQSSLIASTISQTTCRTDTAATVDNTSNSAEEQNVPLPFLPKPEVGAFIDQQQRYQILDLLTTSADQTEICWRVLDCQPLQLSPLLAGAAAVAEIPTIAKTYLTLQSQLHQVVPAVQDTWQSDDVQFVLIEDRSHWQQLVTLWQDNQTSPLQILHWLHEMMQLWVALEPWQCRQSLLELANLRVDEDGVLALQRLYGENAGTTLQDLGNLWYQLFQESQRTQFGLVVELINTLQSGSIQSTDELRSHLESIAAELQDQFAPTTTSDSAITLDDVDDALQEEDTQIYTESMPTLILPVTLFSLEEVGSTDVGRQREHNEDFFGIETTIHKLDTPGDRTLQARGLYILCDGMGGHAGGEVASKLAVDSLKQYFETHWQSDQLPDENTIREAVQLANQAIYDLNQQDARAGVGRMGTTLVMVLMQNTQVAVAHVGDSRLYRLSRQRGLEQVTTDHEVGQREILRGIEPHIAYGRPDAYQLTQALGPRDASYVSPDVQFLELSEDTLLILTSDGLSDNDLMEHHWHTHLEPLLSSEANLNQGLANLIDLANHYNGHDNITAILIRAKVHPNRDAVEATIPST from the coding sequence ATGCTGATTTGCCCCCAGTGTCAGTTTGAAAATCCAACTCACAATAAGTTCTGCCAACAGTGCGGTACTTCACTCACGCATAAACCTTGTGCAGAGTGCGGCACAACTGTGGCACTAAATCAAGAACGATGCCACAACTGCAATGCTGTCACCGGAACAATTTGGTTAGCAATTGCTCAAAATCAATCCTCGTTGATCGCTTCTACTATTAGCCAGACGACGTGTCGAACAGATACAGCAGCAACTGTAGACAACACCTCTAATTCAGCAGAAGAACAAAATGTGCCGCTTCCTTTTTTGCCAAAACCAGAAGTCGGAGCATTTATAGATCAACAGCAGCGCTATCAAATTCTTGACTTACTGACTACATCAGCTGATCAAACTGAAATCTGCTGGCGAGTTCTTGATTGTCAACCATTGCAATTATCACCCCTCCTCGCAGGTGCAGCAGCTGTAGCAGAAATTCCGACGATCGCGAAAACTTATCTAACGCTGCAATCACAACTCCACCAAGTCGTTCCGGCGGTTCAGGATACATGGCAAAGCGACGATGTGCAATTTGTTTTGATTGAGGATCGTTCTCATTGGCAACAGCTGGTGACTTTATGGCAAGATAACCAAACTTCCCCTCTGCAAATTTTGCACTGGCTGCACGAGATGATGCAACTTTGGGTAGCACTCGAACCTTGGCAATGTCGGCAAAGCTTGTTGGAACTGGCTAATCTGCGGGTAGACGAAGATGGAGTACTTGCACTACAACGCCTATACGGTGAAAATGCTGGAACAACACTGCAAGACTTAGGAAATCTCTGGTATCAGCTATTTCAAGAGTCTCAACGAACTCAATTTGGCTTGGTAGTTGAACTGATTAACACGCTACAAAGTGGCAGCATTCAATCGACAGATGAGTTGCGATCGCACCTAGAATCCATTGCTGCAGAACTTCAAGACCAGTTTGCACCCACAACAACTTCCGATTCCGCAATAACACTTGATGATGTTGATGATGCTCTCCAAGAAGAAGACACGCAAATTTATACCGAAAGTATGCCAACACTAATACTACCTGTAACATTATTTAGCTTAGAAGAGGTAGGAAGTACAGATGTCGGTCGCCAGCGCGAACACAATGAGGACTTCTTCGGTATTGAGACAACGATTCATAAACTAGATACTCCAGGCGATCGCACCCTGCAAGCGCGGGGGTTATATATTCTTTGTGATGGCATGGGCGGACACGCTGGCGGCGAAGTTGCTAGCAAACTTGCAGTAGATTCTCTCAAACAATATTTTGAAACACATTGGCAATCCGATCAGTTACCCGATGAAAATACAATTCGCGAAGCTGTGCAATTGGCAAACCAAGCAATTTACGATCTGAATCAACAGGACGCCCGTGCAGGTGTTGGGCGCATGGGTACAACCTTAGTCATGGTTTTGATGCAAAATACTCAAGTTGCTGTTGCTCATGTTGGTGATAGTCGTCTTTATCGCTTATCACGTCAGCGCGGACTCGAACAAGTAACGACAGATCATGAAGTCGGGCAACGCGAAATCTTACGTGGGATAGAACCTCATATTGCCTATGGACGTCCTGATGCTTACCAACTCACGCAAGCTTTAGGTCCTAGAGACGCAAGTTATGTTAGTCCTGATGTTCAGTTTCTTGAACTCAGCGAAGATACATTGCTAATACTAACTTCTGATGGTCTTTCGGATAATGACCTTATGGAACATCACTGGCACACACACTTAGAACCACTTCTGAGTTCGGAAGCAAATTTAAACCAAGGTCTTGCTAATTTAATTGATTTGGCAAACCATTACAATGGTCACGACAATATTACAGCTATCCTAATTCGGGCAAAAGTTCATCCGAATCGTGACGCTGTGGAAGCAACGATACCTTCAACTTAA
- a CDS encoding protein kinase domain-containing protein: MVALYLLDPQQKTPLQQWQFDNQSLIRIGRSPDNNIVLNDLMVSRYHLELQHVPTGHQSAWYLTNRGTNGTFLDGILVTHSLVADNSIIQLARGGPLLRFQLDTPGNIAVTSSLRCDHIGNLPNSLFCVRCGQPLTVLRQIRQYQVLRILGQGGMGTTYLAWDATKTIAGPPQLLVLKEMNADMAKIAKARELFEREARTLATLQHPGIPQYYDFFLQDGKKYLAMELIHGQDLERRVLERGPVTPAQAIAWMLQTCDVVDYLHTQEPPLIHRDIKPANLLVRRADNHIVVLDFGAVKESSTAPGTRIGAEGFAAPEQERGQPLIQSDLYAVGATLIFLLTGETPFKFLKQRGTGYHFDVSRVPTITPQLRRVIERATEPNPSDRYATATELATALKSAS; this comes from the coding sequence GTGGTTGCACTATACTTACTAGATCCTCAACAAAAAACACCACTACAGCAGTGGCAATTTGACAATCAATCGCTGATTCGGATTGGTCGTTCTCCAGACAATAACATCGTATTAAATGACTTGATGGTTTCCCGCTATCACCTCGAACTACAGCATGTTCCTACTGGACATCAAAGTGCTTGGTACCTTACGAATCGAGGAACAAATGGCACTTTTCTAGATGGTATTTTGGTGACACACAGTCTTGTTGCTGATAATTCGATTATTCAGTTGGCGCGAGGCGGTCCTCTCCTCAGATTTCAGCTTGATACACCAGGAAATATTGCTGTAACTTCTAGCTTGCGCTGCGATCATATCGGAAATTTACCAAACAGCCTTTTTTGTGTTCGTTGCGGTCAACCTCTGACAGTTTTGCGCCAGATTCGACAATACCAAGTATTACGTATCCTCGGACAAGGAGGTATGGGAACAACTTATTTAGCATGGGATGCTACCAAGACAATCGCTGGACCTCCCCAACTTCTTGTTTTGAAGGAAATGAATGCGGATATGGCAAAAATTGCCAAAGCACGAGAGTTGTTTGAACGCGAGGCCCGTACTTTAGCTACATTACAGCATCCAGGTATTCCTCAATATTATGATTTCTTTTTACAAGATGGCAAGAAATATCTGGCAATGGAGCTGATCCACGGTCAAGATCTTGAAAGACGTGTATTAGAGCGAGGACCTGTGACACCAGCACAAGCGATCGCCTGGATGTTGCAAACTTGTGATGTAGTAGATTATCTCCACACTCAAGAGCCTCCTCTAATTCACCGTGATATTAAACCCGCCAATCTACTAGTGCGCCGCGCAGATAACCACATCGTAGTATTAGACTTTGGTGCAGTGAAAGAGAGCAGTACGGCTCCTGGAACTCGGATCGGTGCAGAAGGATTTGCCGCACCTGAACAAGAGCGAGGACAACCATTAATTCAGTCAGATCTTTATGCAGTAGGAGCTACATTAATTTTTTTACTTACTGGTGAAACTCCCTTTAAGTTTCTTAAACAACGCGGTACAGGGTATCACTTTGATGTCTCTCGTGTCCCTACAATTACACCACAATTACGAAGAGTTATTGAAAGAGCAACAGAGCCAAATCCCAGCGATCGCTATGCTACCGCTACAGAACTCGCTACTGCTCTAAAATCGGCTAGTTAA
- a CDS encoding glycosyltransferase family 4 protein, with the protein MPTFGQVLIYSLLFNKPSIILECTGKMKTLNNLIYLTKGNLPSKMAHTIQIAKMAQAFSQKLKNFELVTSGDILSAIQGMSSDFQAWYGLHHKFKLIRLPIHLKIKYPFPHNYENQTFYKIAILYACLKSPSVVYTRTPAIADLLLKIGVPVLWEWHEPIPETSSSFYQAILNNKNLLGIVTTLPHLAENYIYNGLLRDRILVAPNAVDLKNFLPYQDKQLARRKLSICQEDKIVLYSGHLYEYKGIPTILETARLLPDYKFVLVGGWADDIQKVQEASRKIGLSNITLVGHVNQTELASYLYAADVLILPTSKYWDLAGATCPLKLFDYMVSRRPIVASALPTIMTVARDKQNALLAEPDDPDSFKKAILKLFENPVLANTIAECAFQEVQNFTWDNRAEQVLQFTTERLQEVDEDVVSYRTGLMKYVKQEVFSRLGNYLPSLQSSQVR; encoded by the coding sequence GTGCCTACTTTTGGACAAGTCTTAATTTATTCTCTGCTTTTTAATAAACCATCAATAATACTTGAATGTACAGGAAAAATGAAAACATTAAATAATTTGATTTATTTAACAAAAGGTAATTTGCCTTCAAAAATGGCTCATACAATACAGATAGCTAAAATGGCTCAAGCCTTCTCTCAAAAACTTAAGAATTTTGAGTTAGTTACTTCTGGAGATATTTTATCAGCTATTCAAGGCATGAGTTCAGATTTTCAAGCTTGGTATGGTTTGCATCATAAATTTAAGCTTATACGCTTACCAATTCACCTCAAAATTAAGTACCCCTTTCCTCACAATTATGAAAATCAAACTTTCTATAAGATAGCTATTTTATATGCTTGTTTAAAGTCTCCTTCTGTTGTGTACACTCGTACTCCTGCTATTGCTGATCTTCTGCTAAAAATTGGTGTACCTGTTTTATGGGAATGGCATGAACCGATACCAGAAACATCAAGTTCTTTTTATCAGGCAATTTTGAATAATAAAAATTTGCTTGGTATTGTGACTACCTTGCCTCATTTGGCTGAAAATTATATTTACAATGGATTACTGAGGGACAGAATACTAGTTGCACCTAATGCAGTTGATCTTAAAAATTTTCTACCCTATCAAGATAAACAATTAGCCCGCAGAAAATTATCTATTTGCCAAGAAGATAAAATAGTTTTGTACTCAGGACATTTGTATGAGTATAAAGGTATTCCAACAATTTTAGAAACTGCTCGTCTTCTTCCAGATTATAAATTTGTACTTGTAGGAGGATGGGCTGATGATATTCAGAAAGTACAAGAAGCTTCCCGAAAAATTGGGTTAAGCAATATAACACTTGTTGGTCATGTCAATCAGACAGAATTAGCTTCTTACTTATATGCAGCAGATGTATTAATCCTTCCTACAAGTAAGTACTGGGATTTAGCTGGAGCCACTTGTCCGCTTAAGCTGTTTGACTATATGGTTTCTCGAAGACCAATTGTAGCTTCAGCATTACCAACAATAATGACAGTAGCAAGAGATAAACAGAATGCTCTTTTAGCAGAGCCAGATGATCCTGATTCCTTTAAAAAAGCTATATTGAAATTATTTGAAAATCCTGTGCTAGCTAATACTATTGCTGAATGTGCTTTTCAAGAGGTGCAAAATTTTACTTGGGATAACAGAGCAGAGCAAGTTCTACAGTTTACAACAGAAAGATTACAAGAAGTAGATGAAGATGTAGTTAGCTATAGAACCGGTTTAATGAAATACGTTAAACAAGAAGTTTTTTCACGCTTAGGCAATTATTTACCTTCACTGCAATCATCGCAAGTAAGGTAA
- a CDS encoding DUF4327 family protein — translation MSQQVIHPMVKLQHHVRSLVESNILKPSDSIWKIALLYGNEWHYWKQELLDFGFAMQDPVSELLAVEAWDEE, via the coding sequence ATGTCTCAGCAAGTTATTCACCCAATGGTGAAGTTGCAACATCACGTGCGATCGCTGGTAGAATCGAACATCCTTAAACCAAGTGATAGCATCTGGAAAATTGCTCTATTGTATGGTAATGAATGGCATTACTGGAAACAAGAGTTATTAGACTTTGGTTTTGCGATGCAAGATCCTGTCAGTGAGCTATTAGCGGTTGAAGCGTGGGATGAAGAATAA
- a CDS encoding class I SAM-dependent methyltransferase yields the protein MLKKIHKKFYNSVNYASKQISRKGIYSFLENEFTQIQAKEKVLNVGAGGDIGLLINEYAQKNDFQVVSLDIDAQTNPDIVGDICTYNFGDKDIFDCIVVCEVLEHVSLPHLAIEQIYTLLKQNGRLILTVPFIFPLHCRPYDYYRFTKYGLAFLLKKFRYLNIIERNSWADAINVLILRLVKEKRKKTIMIAPFLITFSCLLIPVNWLFAKIIPTDFITTGYVVTAKK from the coding sequence ATGCTAAAAAAAATACATAAAAAATTTTATAATTCTGTTAACTATGCTTCTAAACAAATATCTCGAAAAGGTATTTACAGCTTTCTAGAGAATGAGTTTACTCAAATTCAAGCAAAAGAAAAAGTTCTGAATGTTGGTGCGGGAGGCGACATTGGTCTTCTCATAAACGAATATGCACAAAAAAACGACTTTCAAGTAGTTTCTCTAGATATTGACGCGCAAACTAATCCAGATATTGTAGGAGATATATGTACTTACAATTTTGGTGATAAAGATATTTTTGATTGTATTGTTGTTTGTGAAGTTCTTGAACATGTAAGCTTACCCCACTTAGCTATTGAACAAATTTACACATTATTGAAACAAAATGGTAGACTTATTCTTACAGTTCCTTTTATTTTTCCTCTTCATTGTCGTCCCTACGACTATTATAGATTTACAAAATATGGTCTAGCATTTTTGTTAAAAAAATTTAGATATTTAAATATTATCGAGAGAAACTCCTGGGCTGATGCTATTAATGTATTAATCCTTAGATTGGTTAAAGAAAAGAGAAAAAAGACTATAATGATTGCACCATTTTTAATCACTTTTTCTTGTTTATTAATTCCTGTTAATTGGTTATTTGCAAAAATTATTCCTACAGATTTTATTACAACAGGATACGTAGTAACAGCAAAAAAATAA
- a CDS encoding pseudouridine synthase, protein MGKYRYILFNKPYGVLSQFTDNSDEARRTLKDYIAVPGVYPVGRLDWDSEGLMLLTDRGQLQHRLSHPQFQHLRTYWVQVERIPDAAALHQLQQGVVIDNYQTRPAAVRLFDVEPAIPPRSHPIRFRKNVPTAWLEMTLTEGKNRQVRKMTAKVGFPTLRLIRVAIAHLQLGDLQPGQWRYLNPQEESLLKLLWQQPQHYKH, encoded by the coding sequence ATGGGCAAGTATCGCTACATTCTATTTAATAAGCCATACGGTGTTTTAAGTCAATTTACCGATAATAGTGACGAAGCGAGACGTACGCTTAAGGACTATATCGCGGTTCCTGGGGTGTATCCTGTTGGACGCTTAGATTGGGACAGCGAAGGGTTGATGCTATTAACTGATCGCGGACAGCTGCAACATCGTCTCTCACATCCACAGTTTCAGCACCTCCGTACCTATTGGGTACAAGTTGAAAGAATTCCTGACGCTGCGGCGTTGCATCAATTACAGCAAGGAGTCGTCATTGATAACTACCAAACGCGACCAGCAGCAGTGCGGTTATTTGATGTTGAACCAGCAATTCCACCACGATCGCATCCCATTCGCTTTCGGAAGAATGTTCCCACTGCTTGGTTAGAAATGACACTGACAGAAGGTAAAAACCGTCAGGTACGAAAAATGACTGCAAAAGTAGGTTTTCCGACTTTACGACTAATTCGAGTAGCGATCGCTCACCTGCAACTAGGAGATCTTCAACCTGGACAATGGCGCTATCTGAATCCTCAAGAAGAATCTTTATTAAAACTCTTATGGCAACAACCGCAGCATTATAAACATTGA
- a CDS encoding glycosyltransferase: protein MKIIYISEGNLPSQEANSIQVAKMAQAFAQKVEEFELVTLGDLWSFVRNYKFDFQNWYGLTREYKITQLPLLCKTTYPFPRKYRNKFRSQHFSRWAAFYAGMKSPDLVYTRSKQAAKIALKLGLNVLYEWHLPVEKGFFPKQITKHNFLGIVTISQQLASEYVTAGLPVDKVLVEHDGVNLEHFLPYQTKEEARQKLNLPLSTPIVVYAGHLYDFKGIPTIYQVAQLIPNCLFLLVGGWKEDIEQARQVCQRDGLVNVKIVGHIPQTQVPTYLYASDVLILPNSGNHIWSATTSPLKLFEYMATHRPIVASALPNITTVLQHKKNALLAKPDCPKSFKQAIEELLISPQIGKALAEQAFQDVQYYTWEHRAERILQFLTNKLQEADYVPQSKFYLQVLKTLASKTG, encoded by the coding sequence TTGAAAATAATCTACATTTCTGAAGGCAACTTACCTTCTCAAGAAGCAAATTCTATACAAGTTGCCAAAATGGCTCAAGCTTTTGCTCAAAAGGTTGAAGAATTTGAACTCGTTACTCTAGGTGATTTATGGTCTTTTGTAAGAAATTATAAGTTTGATTTTCAGAATTGGTATGGACTAACCCGAGAATATAAAATTACCCAACTACCTTTACTTTGTAAAACTACTTATCCTTTTCCTCGAAAATATCGCAATAAGTTTCGCAGTCAACATTTCTCGCGCTGGGCAGCTTTTTATGCTGGCATGAAATCTCCTGATTTAGTATATACTAGGTCAAAACAAGCAGCAAAAATTGCACTAAAGTTAGGTTTAAATGTTTTGTACGAATGGCATTTACCTGTTGAGAAGGGCTTTTTCCCAAAACAAATTACTAAACACAATTTTTTAGGTATTGTAACTATCTCCCAACAATTAGCAAGTGAATATGTCACAGCAGGTCTTCCTGTAGACAAGGTACTAGTTGAGCATGATGGCGTCAATTTAGAACACTTTCTTCCCTATCAAACCAAGGAAGAAGCTCGGCAAAAATTAAATCTTCCTTTGAGTACACCAATAGTAGTATATGCAGGTCACTTATATGACTTTAAAGGAATACCAACTATTTATCAGGTAGCTCAATTAATACCAAATTGCTTATTTCTGTTAGTAGGAGGCTGGAAAGAGGATATCGAACAAGCTCGACAAGTGTGTCAACGTGATGGTCTTGTGAATGTAAAAATTGTTGGACACATACCTCAAACTCAAGTACCCACATATTTGTATGCAAGTGATGTTCTTATCTTACCGAATAGTGGCAACCACATTTGGTCAGCGACAACTTCTCCGCTAAAACTATTTGAATATATGGCAACACATCGACCAATAGTTGCTTCTGCTTTACCCAATATTACTACTGTTCTACAACATAAGAAAAATGCCCTCTTAGCCAAACCAGACTGTCCTAAATCATTCAAGCAAGCAATAGAAGAATTGCTCATCAGTCCTCAAATAGGAAAAGCACTTGCAGAACAAGCTTTTCAAGATGTCCAGTACTACACCTGGGAACATCGAGCTGAACGTATTCTTCAGTTTCTCACAAATAAACTTCAAGAAGCCGATTACGTTCCCCAATCTAAATTTTATCTTCAAGTTTTGAAGACATTAGCTAGTAAAACTGGCTAA
- a CDS encoding sulfotransferase family protein, with amino-acid sequence MKSKINLIDCPFFIVFEPRSGSTLLANLLVKSADIALPPESNFIKVILSNYPKNLVEDEQDLQIITSILYKDIKFEDWNINVEEITRFVQPSLPISVKDFILTICTIYKNKNFPTAKIFGLKHTYYLIESEKIKLMFPSSKFIGLVRDGRAVFNSKKNSIYSVTGQPFETNPYRAAKQWCKTLNLLKKLSTKYPKDTFTLYYEELINSPDETVRLLCIFLGVAYRGNNLDRKYTVPRRYGNLHKNIYKEAMPDRIEVWRSSLSANEIYAFESIAYKYLILAGYELINNYFILKMKRIKEILQLPFKYLLSS; translated from the coding sequence ATGAAATCTAAAATCAACTTGATTGATTGCCCTTTTTTTATTGTTTTTGAGCCAAGATCAGGCTCTACTTTGCTTGCCAACTTACTGGTGAAATCGGCAGATATAGCTTTGCCACCAGAAAGTAACTTTATCAAGGTAATTCTGTCAAATTATCCCAAGAATTTAGTAGAAGACGAGCAAGATTTACAGATAATAACAAGTATATTATACAAGGATATAAAGTTTGAAGATTGGAATATTAATGTAGAGGAAATAACTAGGTTTGTTCAACCAAGCTTACCTATCAGTGTAAAAGATTTTATTTTAACCATATGTACAATTTATAAGAACAAGAATTTTCCAACAGCAAAAATATTTGGATTAAAGCATACTTACTATTTAATAGAATCTGAAAAGATAAAATTGATGTTTCCAAGTTCTAAATTTATTGGGCTTGTAAGGGACGGAAGAGCCGTTTTTAACTCTAAAAAGAATAGTATATATTCGGTTACTGGTCAACCATTTGAAACCAATCCTTATAGAGCAGCGAAGCAATGGTGTAAAACCCTAAACCTCCTAAAAAAACTCAGTACAAAGTATCCAAAAGACACATTTACTTTATATTACGAAGAATTAATAAATTCACCTGATGAAACCGTTAGATTACTATGTATTTTTTTAGGCGTTGCATATAGAGGTAATAATTTAGATAGAAAATATACAGTTCCTAGAAGATATGGTAATTTGCATAAAAATATTTATAAAGAAGCAATGCCTGACCGAATAGAAGTATGGAGAAGTTCTTTATCAGCTAATGAAATATATGCATTTGAATCAATTGCATATAAATATCTAATTTTAGCAGGCTATGAATTAATTAATAATTATTTCATCCTTAAAATGAAGCGTATTAAAGAAATTTTACAACTACCTTTTAAATACCTATTGAGCAGCTAA